Within the Mycobacteriales bacterium genome, the region GGCTTCGGCACGCAGTTCTTCGTCCCGGACAGCGGCGGCAGCTCGCTGCTCTGGCAGCACCTTTTCTGGATCTTCGGGCACCCGGAGGTCTACATCCAGTTCCTGCCGGCCACCGGCGTCGTGGCGATGATCGTGCCGGTCTTCACCCGGCGCCGGCCGGTGGGCTACCTGTGGTTCGTCGCGGCGCTGGTCGCGATCGGCTTCCTGTCGTTCGCGCTGTGGGCGCACCACATGTTCACGGTGGGACTGCCCCCGCTGGTGCTGAGCTTCTTCAGCGCCGCCAGCATGGTGATCGCCATTCCCGCAGGGGTGCAGATCTTCTCCTGGCTGGCCACCATCTGGTCCGGCCGGCCGGTGTGGCGGACGCCGTTCCTGTTCGTCGTCGGCTTCCTCGTCATCTTCGTGATCGGCGGGATCACCGGGGTGATGGTGGCGGCCGTCCCGTTCGATCTGCAGGCGCACGACTCCTACTTCGTGGTCGCCCACCTGCACTACGTGCTCATCGGCGGTGTCGTGTTCCCGATCTTCGCCGGGATCTACTACTGGTTCCCGAAGCTGACCGGCCGACTGCTCGACGAGCGACTCGGCCGGTGGAACTTCTGGCTGCTGTTCATCGGCACGAACGTCGCGTTCTTCCCGATGCACCAGGTCGGGCTGATGGGGATGCCCCGCCGGGTCCACACCTACGAGGCCGGCCTGGGCTGGGGCATCTACAACCTGATCTCGACGCTCGGCGTGCTCATCATCGTGCCCGGCATCGGGGTGTTCATCTGGAACGTCGTCCGCAGCTACCGGCGCGGGCAGGAGGCAGGCCCGAACCCGTGGGGCGCGGACACGCTGGAATGGTCCCTGTCGTCGCCGCCGGCGGAGCATGCGTGGTCGGTGCTGCCGATCGTCCGCAGCCGGCATCCGCTCTGGGACCAGGAGGAGCTCGACCGGGGCGAGGAGAGCCTGGAGCGCTTCGTGCACGGGATCTCGCAGTGGCCGCTGCGTTGGCGCGCCGCGGTGATCGTCGGTACGGCGGACGCCCGGCCGCAGGAGGTCTTCCGCGTCGCGGGCCCGTCGATCTGGCCGCTGGTCGCGGGCCTCGGTGTCGTCCTGATCTTCCTCAGCGAGCTGGTCAAACTCCGTTGGGGCGCTGCTGCGGGTGCCCTCGTGGTCGTGGCTGCGGTGATCCGTTGGAACTGGCCGCAACCCCCGCCGATGACCGAGGAGGACGAGGACGCCTTCGAGCGCGAGTACGGCGTGCCGGTGAACGCCCACGGCAGCGTCATCGTCGCGAGGGTGGGGACCGCGCTGGCGATCCTGTTCGTGGCGATCGCGTTCGCCAGCCTGTTGTTGAGCTACTTCTACCTGCGCCTGGAGAACCCGCAGTGGCCGCCGACCGGCGTCGGCGACCCGCCGCTCGGCCAGCCGCTGATCGCGGCGGCGCTCGTGGTCGCCAGCGGCGCGGGGATGTGGACCGCGCAGCGGCGCATCGCTGTGGGCGACCGGCGTGGCTTCCTCGCCGGCCTGGTCGCAGCTCTGGCTCTGGCTGTCGCCGGGGGGGCCGTCCAGGTGCTCGCCCTGGCCCAGTACGACGCCGTCTGGCGGGCACACGCCTACGGCTCGATCTTCTACACCCTGGCCGGATTCGTCCTGCTCGTCGCGGCGGGCGCCGCGATCATGCTGGCGATGGTCGTCCACTGGGCGCTGCGCGGCGTGTACACGCCCCGACGACACGCCCCGATCGCGAACGTCGCGAGCTTCTGGACGGCCATGCTGGTGGTGTGGATCGGCGGCTTCGGAACCCTCCACCTCGCCCCGTACCTGACATGACCGGTGGAGCCGACGGCACTGCCGGCGAGGCGACAGCGCCGGCCGGCCAGGGCACCCCCGTGCCGGTCGACGTCTCGCCCGACCCCGGCATCCGGCTCCTGGTCGCCGTACTGCTGGCGGGGCCGGTCCTCAGCTCGATCCACTTCCTCGTCGTCTACCTGGCCGTCGAAGCCGGCTGCACCGGCGACGGGGCCGGTCTGGACGTCGTGACGCTGGTCGCCACGGCTGTGGCAGCGCTGGCCTGCCTCGTGTCCGCGGGATGGGCCTACCGGCGGTGGCGGGCCGATTCGGGCGCGGCGGGCAGCCACGCAGGGCCGGTTGCGTCGAGTGGCGGGTTGACCGACCGCAGGCCACTGGCGTTCGTCGGCTTCCTGCTGTCGCTGCTCGGCGTCACTCTCGTGCTGTTCGTGGGCCTGCCGGCGCTGGTCCTGCCGGCCTGCGGCCCGTGACGCCGACCCACCCGGGGGAGCCCCTGGCGCCGCACGAGCTGGCCGTGACGTGGAACCCCGACCCCCTGCTGCTCGGCGCGCTGCTGCTCGCGGCCTGGGCCTACCACCGCGGCTGGACCCACCGCGGCCAGGCCCGCAGCGACCGGCGACGGAGCGAGGTCTGGCGGGCAGGCTGCTTCGCCGCCGGGTCGGTGGCGGTCGCCCTCGCGCTGCTGTCACCGCTCGACGCGCTGGCCGGCGTGCTCGCCTCCGCGCACATGGTCCAGCACCTGCTGCTCGTCCTGGTCGCCGCACCGTTGCTGGCCTGGAGCTCCCCCTCGGGTGTGCTGCTGCGCGGGAGCCCGCCTGTCGTGGCCCGCGCTGTCAGCCGGTGGCGCAGGCGGCTCCGGATGACCGGGCACCATCCGCTGCGCCATCCGGGCACGGTCTGGCTGCTGCACGTGACGGCGCTGTGGGGATGGCACGCCGCGGCGGCCTACGACGCGGCGCTCGAACACCGCCTCGTCCATGCCCTCGAGCACGCGAGCTTCCTCGTCACGGGAGTGCTGTTCTGGCGCCTGCTGGTCGGTCCCCGTGCGGTGCGGGTCTTTCCCGGTGTCGCTGTCCTGTTGATCTTCACGATGGCACTGCAGAGCGTGCTGCTGTCGGTCCTGCTGACGTTCGCCGGCACGCCCTGGTACTCCGGCTACGCCAGCACGACCCAGCCGTGGGGGCTCGACCCGCTCGCCGACCAGCAACTCGCCGGCGCGATCATGTGGGTTCCGGCGGGTCTGGTCTACCTGGGGGCGGCTCTCGCCCTGCTCGTCGGCTGGCTCCGTGACACCCAGGGCGACGACGTCGCGCCGACGACCGCGGTCAGCCTCGAAGCCAGCGGCGCAC harbors:
- the ctaD gene encoding cytochrome c oxidase subunit I; the encoded protein is MPEPGTLDELNRLWADPRGLWGQLTGVQNGKVGARLLLTGFFFVLLGGSVDSLVMRLQLAVPENSLVGPQLYNELFTNHGSVTMFLVILPIFEGFAILLLPLMLGTREMPFPRLGAFAYWTFLLGGLLYYSSTLFQLVPDAGWFAYTPLSGKEFSPDLAIDFWVLGLGVAEIGAIAAAIEIIVSVLKMRAPGMTLTRMPLFAWAMLVTAFMILFAFTPLIIGSLLLELDRGFGTQFFVPDSGGSSLLWQHLFWIFGHPEVYIQFLPATGVVAMIVPVFTRRRPVGYLWFVAALVAIGFLSFALWAHHMFTVGLPPLVLSFFSAASMVIAIPAGVQIFSWLATIWSGRPVWRTPFLFVVGFLVIFVIGGITGVMVAAVPFDLQAHDSYFVVAHLHYVLIGGVVFPIFAGIYYWFPKLTGRLLDERLGRWNFWLLFIGTNVAFFPMHQVGLMGMPRRVHTYEAGLGWGIYNLISTLGVLIIVPGIGVFIWNVVRSYRRGQEAGPNPWGADTLEWSLSSPPAEHAWSVLPIVRSRHPLWDQEELDRGEESLERFVHGISQWPLRWRAAVIVGTADARPQEVFRVAGPSIWPLVAGLGVVLIFLSELVKLRWGAAAGALVVVAAVIRWNWPQPPPMTEEDEDAFEREYGVPVNAHGSVIVARVGTALAILFVAIAFASLLLSYFYLRLENPQWPPTGVGDPPLGQPLIAAALVVASGAGMWTAQRRIAVGDRRGFLAGLVAALALAVAGGAVQVLALAQYDAVWRAHAYGSIFYTLAGFVLLVAAGAAIMLAMVVHWALRGVYTPRRHAPIANVASFWTAMLVVWIGGFGTLHLAPYLT
- a CDS encoding cytochrome c oxidase assembly protein, coding for MTPTHPGEPLAPHELAVTWNPDPLLLGALLLAAWAYHRGWTHRGQARSDRRRSEVWRAGCFAAGSVAVALALLSPLDALAGVLASAHMVQHLLLVLVAAPLLAWSSPSGVLLRGSPPVVARAVSRWRRRLRMTGHHPLRHPGTVWLLHVTALWGWHAAAAYDAALEHRLVHALEHASFLVTGVLFWRLLVGPRAVRVFPGVAVLLIFTMALQSVLLSVLLTFAGTPWYSGYASTTQPWGLDPLADQQLAGAIMWVPAGLVYLGAALALLVGWLRDTQGDDVAPTTAVSLEASGAPGPR